A genomic region of Sander vitreus isolate 19-12246 chromosome 11, sanVit1, whole genome shotgun sequence contains the following coding sequences:
- the LOC144525911 gene encoding olfactory receptor 5F1-like produces the protein MDDEANATYITLDGHVEVNKYRYVYFFIMFIVYTLIICSNSIIVYLIWVHQNLHEPMYIFIAALLLNSVVYSTNIYPKLLIDFLSEKQIISYSACLFQFYIFYTFASSEFLLLSAMAYDRYVSICKPLQYHTIMRKTTVGILLLFAWLVPACHVAVPTILSAETKLCDSTLKGIFCNNSIYKLQCVTSRVITIHGVVSLVDLSILPMLFIILTYIKIFIVTYRSCREVRKKAAETCLPHLLVLISFSILCAYDITIARVESNFSKTAHLIMVLQIILYHPLFNPLIYGLKMKEISKHLKSLFCPAKCI, from the coding sequence ATGGATGATGAGGCAAATGCAACTTATATAACTCTGGATGGGCATGTGGAAGTGAACAAATAcagatatgtttatttttttattatgttcatAGTATATACTCTAATAATCTGCAGTAATTCTATTATTGTGTACCTTATCTGGGTTCACCAAAACCTCCATGAGCCTATGTACATTTTCATTGCAGCTTTGTTACTGAACTCTGTTGTTTATAGCACTAATATCTACCCAAAGCTTTTGATTGACTTTTTATCTGAAAAACAGATCATATCTTATTCAGCCTGTCTCTTtcaattttatatattttatacttttgCCAGTTCTGAATTCTTATTGTTGTCAGCCATGGCCTATGACAGATATGTGTCCATATGTAAACCTCTGCAATATCACACTATCATGAGGAAAACCACAGTGGGTATTTTACTGTTGTTTGCTTGGCTTGTGCCTGCGTGTCATGTTGCAGTCCCAACAATACTGAGTGCTGAAACAAAACTGTGTGACTCTACTTTAAAAGGAATATTTTGTAACAATTCAATTTACAAACTTCAATGTGTGACTTCAAGAGTCATTACTATTCACGGTGTAGTCTCTTTAGTAGATCTCTCAATTCTGCCTATGCTTTTCATAATCTTAACATACATCAAGATATTTATAGTAACCTATCGAAGTTGTAGAGAAGTCAGGAAAAAAGCAGCAGAGACCTGTTTACCCCACTTGTTGGTTTTAATCAGTTTCTCCATTTTGTGTGCATATGATATCACTATAGCTCGAGTAGAATCCAATTTTTCGAAAACTGCACACTTAATAATGGTGTTACAAATAATTTTGTATCATCCTTTGTTTAACCCACTGATATACGGGctcaaaatgaaagaaatttcTAAACACCTCAAAAGTTTGTTCTGTCCAGCCAAATGTATTTGA